One window from the genome of Leptolyngbya sp. 'hensonii' encodes:
- a CDS encoding ribose-phosphate pyrophosphokinase translates to MALQSALTSIPDNNRLRLFAGSANVPLAQEVARYLGMDLGPMVRKRFADGELYIQIQESIRGCDVYLIQPTCQPVNDHLMELLIMIDACRRASARQITAVIPYYGYARADRKTAGRESITAKLVANLITQAGASRMLAMDLHSAQIQGYFDIPFDHVYGSPVILEYLLSKNLSDIVVVSPDVGGVARARAFAKKLNDAPLAIIDKRRQAHNVAEVLNVIGDVAGKTAVLVDDMIDTGGTITEGGRLLRQQGARQVYACATHAVFSPPAADRLSSGIFEEVIVTNTIPVPEAHRFPQLTVLSVANLLGETIWRIHEDSSVSSMFR, encoded by the coding sequence TTGGCCCTTCAGTCTGCACTGACTTCGATTCCTGATAACAATCGCCTTCGATTGTTTGCTGGTTCTGCTAATGTTCCTTTAGCCCAGGAAGTGGCCCGCTATCTGGGTATGGACCTGGGGCCGATGGTTCGTAAACGGTTTGCTGACGGAGAACTCTATATCCAGATTCAGGAGTCCATCCGTGGCTGTGATGTGTATTTGATTCAGCCGACCTGTCAGCCGGTGAATGATCACCTGATGGAGCTCCTGATCATGATCGATGCCTGCCGCAGAGCTTCAGCTCGCCAGATTACGGCAGTAATTCCTTACTATGGCTATGCCAGGGCCGATCGCAAAACAGCCGGACGAGAATCGATTACAGCCAAGCTGGTGGCGAATCTGATTACGCAGGCTGGTGCTAGTCGGATGCTGGCCATGGACCTTCATTCTGCCCAGATTCAGGGGTATTTTGATATTCCTTTCGATCATGTCTATGGTTCGCCAGTGATTCTGGAGTATCTGCTGAGCAAGAATCTTTCCGATATTGTGGTGGTTTCCCCAGATGTCGGAGGGGTGGCCCGGGCTAGAGCCTTTGCCAAGAAGCTCAACGATGCTCCTCTGGCCATTATTGATAAACGCCGTCAGGCTCATAATGTGGCTGAAGTCTTGAATGTGATTGGGGATGTCGCTGGTAAGACTGCCGTGTTAGTGGACGACATGATTGATACCGGCGGGACTATTACGGAAGGAGGCCGTCTGTTGCGGCAACAGGGTGCCCGTCAGGTGTATGCCTGCGCCACCCATGCAGTCTTTTCACCCCCTGCAGCCGATCGACTGTCCAGCGGTATCTTTGAAGAGGTCATCGTCACGAATACGATTCCTGTGCCGGAGGCGCACCGCTTTCCACAACTCACGGTTCTTTCAGTGGCCAATCTTCTGGGTGAAACCATCTGGCGAATTCACGAAGATAGCTCTGTCAGCAGCATGTTCCGGTAG
- a CDS encoding glycine betaine ABC transporter substrate-binding protein: MKLMFRNLSLICGLLAFLLVLSLNACQPGAPNRIVVASKNFTEQVILGELVAQQIEAKTGLQVDRRLNLGGTLICHQGIRAGAIDLYVEYTGTALTAVLNQAPLTNPKQVYQQVKQAYADQFALEITAPLGFNNTFAMIVRGEDARKFQIQTLSQAARYSSQWRLGVGPEFSDRPDGLPGLIKSYNLTFAAAPRVMDLGLLYQALTEKQVDMVAGNATDGLIASLKLVVLQDDRQYFPPYEAVPVIRRQTLNRHPELGKVLQELGNQISEADMRRLNYQVDGEKQEVRQVVQAFRQGKGW, encoded by the coding sequence ATGAAACTTATGTTCCGCAACCTCTCGCTGATCTGTGGTCTCCTTGCATTCCTGCTAGTTTTGAGTCTGAATGCCTGTCAACCGGGGGCACCGAATCGGATTGTGGTAGCCTCCAAAAACTTCACTGAGCAAGTCATTCTAGGGGAACTGGTGGCCCAGCAGATCGAAGCCAAAACGGGGTTGCAGGTCGATCGTCGCCTCAATCTGGGGGGCACGCTGATCTGCCATCAGGGCATCCGAGCAGGAGCCATCGATCTGTATGTGGAATACACCGGCACAGCTCTGACCGCTGTGCTCAATCAAGCCCCCCTAACCAACCCTAAACAGGTTTATCAACAGGTGAAGCAGGCCTATGCCGATCAGTTTGCTCTGGAGATCACAGCCCCCCTGGGCTTCAACAACACCTTCGCCATGATTGTGCGGGGAGAGGATGCCCGCAAATTCCAGATTCAAACCCTGTCTCAGGCAGCTCGATACAGTTCTCAATGGCGACTGGGGGTAGGGCCGGAGTTCTCCGACCGACCCGACGGCCTTCCCGGACTGATCAAAAGTTATAATTTAACATTTGCAGCAGCACCCAGGGTGATGGATTTAGGACTGCTATATCAGGCCCTGACGGAAAAGCAAGTGGATATGGTGGCCGGCAACGCCACTGATGGCCTGATTGCCAGCCTGAAGCTCGTCGTGCTGCAGGACGATCGGCAATATTTTCCGCCCTACGAAGCGGTGCCGGTCATCCGCCGCCAGACCCTGAACCGCCACCCAGAATTGGGGAAAGTCCTGCAAGAGCTGGGCAATCAAATTTCGGAGGCGGACATGCGCCGCCTCAATTATCAGGTCGATGGGGAAAAGCAGGAAGTCAGACAGGTGGTCCAAGCCTTCCGCCAAGGCAAAGGGTGGTAG
- a CDS encoding ABC transporter permease — MVVNNFLSRFGPEILQRSSEHLFLVGTSLGIAILIGIPLGILVTRQPLLSKPVIGLANLVQTIPSLALFGFLIPLPLVGGIGARTAIVALTLYSLLPIIRNTYTGITGVDPSVREAGLGMGMTDWQLLVQVEFPLALGVILAGVRVATVIAIGLAAIASPIGAGGLGDLIFRGVAVLDHQRILAGAIPAALMALLADILLGQLESHFSIRRSL; from the coding sequence ATGGTTGTGAACAATTTTCTCAGTCGGTTTGGGCCTGAAATTCTCCAGCGATCCTCAGAGCACTTGTTTCTGGTCGGCACTTCTCTGGGTATCGCCATTTTGATCGGGATTCCTCTGGGTATTCTGGTGACTCGCCAGCCCCTCCTGAGTAAACCTGTGATTGGGCTGGCCAACCTGGTACAGACCATTCCCAGTCTGGCCCTGTTTGGCTTTCTGATTCCCCTGCCCCTGGTAGGAGGAATTGGAGCCCGAACCGCGATCGTGGCCCTCACCCTTTACTCCCTATTGCCAATTATCCGTAACACCTACACTGGCATCACAGGGGTAGACCCATCTGTGCGGGAGGCAGGACTGGGCATGGGCATGACTGACTGGCAACTCCTGGTTCAGGTGGAATTCCCCCTGGCTCTGGGCGTAATTTTGGCGGGTGTTCGGGTTGCCACAGTGATTGCCATCGGGCTGGCGGCGATCGCGTCCCCGATCGGAGCTGGTGGCTTAGGGGACTTGATCTTTCGGGGAGTAGCCGTGCTGGATCACCAGCGGATTCTGGCAGGTGCCATCCCGGCAGCCCTGATGGCCTTACTGGCCGATATCCTGCTGGGCCAGTTGGAATCCCATTTCTCTATCCGAAGAAGCCTATGA
- the purH gene encoding bifunctional phosphoribosylaminoimidazolecarboxamide formyltransferase/IMP cyclohydrolase, which produces MARLALLSVSDKTGLIEFARSLVTEFDFDLISSGGTAKTLKDAGLPVTKVSDYTGFPEILGGRVKTLHPRIHGGILAQRNLPQDLTDLEAHQIRPIDLVVVNLYPFEQTIARPDVTLAEAVEQIDIGGPAMLRASAKNHAHLTVLCRPHQYEPYLQALREAGTPSTAFRLEAARQAFEHTAGYDRAITTYLAKQQSSETPPLTQSDSFTLEGHLLQALRYGENPHQAANWYHTGNRPTGWAAATKLQGKELSYNNLVDLEAARLLICEFIQEPDRAAAAILKHTNPCGVALGASLAEAYHKAFQADSTSAFGGIVALSRPIDGETAKALTETFLECVVAPGCDPEAEQILAAKSKVRVLILPNLEAGPRQTVASIAGGFLTQDADDQPVNPSGWQVVTQLQPTPEQLAELQFAWKVVRHVKSNAIVVTRDQATLGVGAGQMNRVGSVQLALQQAGEAAQGGVLASDGFFPFDDSVRTAAAAGIGAIVQPGGSLRDQDSIKAANELGLVMVLTGIRHFLH; this is translated from the coding sequence ATGGCACGTCTGGCACTCCTGAGTGTTTCGGATAAAACCGGATTGATTGAATTTGCCCGCAGTCTGGTCACAGAATTCGACTTCGACCTGATCAGCAGTGGGGGCACAGCAAAAACCCTGAAAGACGCGGGTCTGCCAGTGACCAAAGTATCTGACTACACCGGCTTTCCGGAAATTCTGGGGGGTCGGGTCAAAACCCTACATCCCCGCATCCATGGCGGCATTCTGGCCCAGCGCAACCTGCCCCAGGATCTGACCGACCTGGAAGCCCATCAGATCCGACCGATCGACCTGGTCGTCGTCAACCTATATCCTTTTGAGCAGACGATCGCCCGCCCAGATGTCACCCTGGCCGAAGCGGTGGAGCAGATTGATATTGGGGGTCCAGCCATGCTGCGGGCCTCAGCGAAGAACCATGCCCACCTGACTGTCCTCTGTCGTCCCCACCAGTATGAGCCTTACCTACAGGCATTACGGGAAGCTGGTACCCCCTCAACTGCATTCCGCCTGGAAGCGGCCCGTCAGGCTTTTGAGCATACTGCTGGGTACGATCGGGCCATTACAACCTACCTGGCCAAACAGCAATCCAGTGAGACCCCGCCTCTTACTCAGTCTGATTCCTTCACCCTCGAGGGACATTTGCTCCAAGCTTTGCGCTATGGGGAAAACCCGCACCAGGCTGCCAACTGGTATCACACAGGCAACCGTCCAACAGGTTGGGCCGCAGCCACCAAACTACAGGGGAAGGAACTGAGTTACAACAACTTGGTGGACCTGGAAGCGGCCCGCCTGCTAATCTGTGAATTTATCCAGGAGCCAGACCGGGCAGCCGCAGCCATTCTTAAACATACGAATCCCTGCGGTGTAGCCCTGGGGGCCAGCCTCGCGGAAGCCTACCACAAAGCCTTTCAGGCAGATTCCACCTCTGCTTTTGGTGGGATCGTAGCCCTCAGCCGTCCGATCGACGGTGAAACCGCCAAAGCATTGACTGAAACTTTCCTGGAATGTGTGGTCGCTCCGGGCTGCGATCCAGAAGCAGAACAGATTCTCGCGGCCAAATCGAAAGTGCGAGTGCTGATTCTGCCCAATTTGGAGGCGGGTCCTCGCCAAACCGTGGCGTCGATCGCAGGGGGATTTCTGACCCAGGATGCGGATGATCAGCCGGTGAATCCCTCTGGCTGGCAGGTAGTGACCCAACTACAGCCCACTCCAGAGCAACTAGCAGAACTCCAGTTTGCCTGGAAGGTCGTCCGCCATGTGAAGTCCAATGCCATTGTTGTCACCCGCGATCAGGCGACCCTGGGGGTGGGAGCCGGTCAGATGAACCGGGTTGGTTCCGTGCAACTGGCTCTGCAACAGGCAGGAGAGGCTGCTCAAGGCGGGGTTCTAGCCAGTGATGGGTTCTTCCCCTTCGATGACTCGGTACGCACCGCTGCTGCTGCCGGGATTGGGGCGATCGTCCAACCAGGGGGTAGCCTGCGGGATCAGGACTCGATCAAAGCTGCCAATGAACTGGGCCTGGTGATGGTTTTAACCGGAATTCGGCATTTTCTTCATTGA